CGGGGTCGGACTCGACCGACAGCGCGATGCGACCCATCATCCTGACCGCCTCGACGGGATAAGAGCCGATGGCGGTCTCGGCCGAGAGCATGACCGCGTCGGTGCCGTCGTAAATCGCGTTGGCCACGTCCGAAGCCTCGGCGCGGGTGGGGGTGGGGTTGTGGATCATCGACTCGAGCATCTGGGTGGCGGTGACGACCGGCTTGCCGGCCTCGACCGAGGCGCGGATCAGCCGCTTCTGGACGAGCGGCACCCGCTCGGGCGGCATCTCCACGCCTAGATCGCCCCTCGCCACCATGACGCCGTCGACTTCGCTCAGGATCTCCTCGAAGCGCTCGACCGCGCCTGGCTTTTCGATCTTGGCCATGAGCTTGGCGCGGCTGCCCGCCCGAGCCAGATAGTGGCGGGCCAGGAGCAGGTCGTCGCGGCTGCGCACGAAGCTCATCGCCACCCAGTCGACGTTGAGCTCGGCGCCGTAGATCAGGTCCTCGACGTCCTTGTCGGTGAGGGCGGGGATTGACAGCTTGGCCGCGGGCAGGTTGATGCCCTTGTTGTTCGAGAGTATGCCGCCCAGGGTCACCTCGGTGCGGATGGTTTCGCCTGTGATGGCAGTGACCTTGAGCCCCAGTCTGCCGTCGTCGAGGAGCAGGTTGTCGTCGAGCTTGACGTCCGCGTAGAGGTTTTTGTAGGTGACGCCGACGCGCTCGCTGTTGCCGGGGGAAT
This region of Deinococcota bacterium genomic DNA includes:
- the pyk gene encoding pyruvate kinase, with amino-acid sequence MQRRTRIVATIGPATSTPEMIVRLMEAGVNVFRLNFSHGSKEVHRSNIGLIREHAKRLGQPVGVLQDLQGPKIRVGRFEEGKAELEAGQRFDLTCDDDSPGNSERVGVTYKNLYADVKLDDNLLLDDGRLGLKVTAITGETIRTEVTLGGILSNNKGINLPAAKLSIPALTDKDVEDLIYGAELNVDWVAMSFVRSRDDLLLARHYLARAGSRAKLMAKIEKPGAVERFEEILSEVDGVMVARGDLGVEMPPERVPLVQKRLIRASVEAGKPVVTATQMLESMIHNPTPTRAEASDVANAIYDGTDAVMLSAETAIGSYPVEAVRMMGRIALSVESDPEYQRNMRDSYPKPENTIADSVSLASCQMAYTLNAKVIVSFTSSGVTALRVSRNRPAVPILAITPNERAFRQMSVAWGVFPMLGHEIHNTDEMVEVANRCIHESGIAALGDRYVITAGVPFGVRGTTNLIRVERVRS